TCTTGCAGCCGTATTTTACTTAAGAAGACAACCAGTATCAGAAAAAGAAGAATAACCATCCAGCTATAGAGAGTGGTATGACTAACCTCCTCCACTAACGCTTGATACAAGAAGAATAGTCCCACAAACACTACAATCCTGAGCATCCAAAGCAAAATGCCTTTTAAACGAAGCGCAAGCAATTGGCGAAGCAAGCCTACATTCAGTTTTAGCAAATAAGTAAGCAGCCCTAAACAAATAACTTGTACCACGCTAAAGGAATACGTTTGATTCAATAATGGAAGAAATACGAGCACCAGTATGATCGTCGTGATGCCCTGTAATACAAGTGAGTATCTATAGCCAAGCAGCATGATATGCCGAAACCAATTCTGATTCTGCCTGAGAAAAAGCTGGTCCCCCTCCTCAACAAAGTATCGAATGGTTCCTAGCCAAGTAAATACATAGAAAACCGTTGCAATCATGGACATCGATATGGAGCCAAACCAAGATGGCTGAGCCGCCCACCACGAGTAATATTGATAGCCTGCCAAAATCAACAGAGGAATAACAAAATAGATCGCTATAACCCAATCCACAGCCATTCGCAATGCCCGATACTGAAAATGCCAATCCGAACGCACTCTTCGCGTGAAAACCTGAAAGCTGCTCTTCAAGCCAGTGTCCCCCCTCATAGTAACGAATGGAAGCAGTCGAACAAAGGAGCGTCAGGCATGCCGCATTGCTTCTGTATGTCCTGCAGTGTTCCATTAGCCACCAATCTGCCACCTGAAAGAAGCACAAACGAAGTGCAAATCCGTTCCGCTGTATCTAACACATGGGTACTCATCAGAATGCCTGCGCCGCGCTTGCGCTCCTCGTCCAACATCGATATGAAATCTTTAATCGCTTTCGGATCCAACCCAATGAAAGGCTCGTCTACAATATACACATCCGGTTTATTCAAAAATCCAAGAATCAGCATAATTTTCTGCTGCATCCCTTTTGAAAACTTTCCGGGCAGCTGATGCTTCGCATCCAACAGTCGGAACCGGTGCAAGAGATCGTCTGCACGCTCCAGGAAAACCGTTCGGTCCAGATCGTAGACGGAAGCAGCAAACTCCATATGCTCCCATAACGTCAACTCTTCATACAAAATCGGATGCTCCGGAATATACGCATAGCTTTTCCGTTCACCCTTAAAGGAGATTTCACCCTTAAAATCCTTTAATAAACCAAGGATGCTCTTCATCGTCGTGCTCTTGCCAGCTCCATTAGGACCTAACAAACCCACCAGTTCACCTTGCTTCACATCAAAATGAATCTGTTTAATCGTATCCGGATTTTCATCGTACCCGGCCTGATCGATATGTACTTCTAATACAGCTACTTGTTCTTTGGACATTCATGGTCACGTTCCCTTCTACCTTCATCATATATCACGAATCTTCCCTTTTCCAACCATGTATCCTGAATTATGTATTTCTACCAAATACGATGGGATCTTCATTCTCAATTCAACGAGCCGCTAATGTCGCCAGCTTCAGCTTCATCCCTTTATTCGAAAAAGGATTCGATCGCTTTGATCAATCCGATGGTGCCGATGGAGATCAAATCTTTCAGGTCTTCATTTGTGTTTTCAAATATAGCTTCCTTAGCTTAATATGTATCAGTGCCCGGTTCTTGAAGAATCGAATGACGGCCCGTTCCGAGCATATCTTTTTCCTTATTTTTGACTAGGATCGGGTATCGGTATGTGATCGGTCCGTGTAGCTACTCCGCCGTGCCATAGATCACATGGTAATCCTCGCTCCCCGTGTCATCACAGGACCATGTAAAGTGATAGATGCCGTCACGCTTGAGAACTATTTTAATCCAGTATAGTTAGCAAGAGAGGGAATCACAGCTCGTGAGTGACTGAATTCTTTATCATCTTAGGCACATGTACAGTCAAATAGTTATTAACCCACATAGCATGATTTACGAATAAATATAACCTTCTAAAAGGAAGTGGATTTCAATGTTTTTTATCCCACAACCGCTGGTTTACATGAGGCAACCACAATCTCCTCCACCTGCATTCATTCCCCCAAAACCAGAGATATCATACGTAGTTGACTGTTTATATGAATACACATATGTCTGGCTCTTAAATGGAGACAATTTTTGGTTTTATCCAACTCGAGTAGAATACGGTGAAATTTCAGGATATAGATGGAACGGAGCATTTTGGATGTTTTATGGCATTGATCCAAGAATAATTGATGTCGTTGCTTGCCCCCCAATTCCTACCCTATACTGAAGAGAAAGGCAGCCGCTCGGCTGCCTTCTTTGTTTTTTGAGCTTATGTATCCCGTTAACGTAATGAAACACCTTCATACCTTCTATGTATGTCGAAAACTATAATGATTTTCACAATATTTGGTTTATTGAACTGTTCCAGATGTCTGTGTCAAGTTCTACGCTCCAAAATATACTACTGTATTACTTTACAGAAGGTGGTTGATAAACATTGAAGTGTAGTAGATTGAAGCTTAGCAGTCCAACAGTCAATCGTGTTCGGCACATTATGTCTGGTGTTACGTCTATTAATCGGGGGCATCAACATCTGTTCTTGAACTCGTCAGACGTCGTCGTACTAGTTCCCGGTTCGCACTTTCACACGTTTCACGGGGTGACTACAACGCAAAATGGACATCGGCATACGTACTCTGGTCGAAGCGGGCCTGTCAATCAACGGTGTTGGTCCACATGGTGGCGGTCCGAATCACTTTCACCGCTTCACGATTGTATTTAAACAAACAAACGGGCACACTCATACAGTAAGAGGTACAACTACCAAAAACAGATTTATCCCGAACAGTTCCCCCAATTCAATCTTATAAACACCTAAACAAACAAAAAGAGCCATACTCAACCAATACGAGCTTGTAGAATTTGAGGCGATGATTACACGCGGTTTTGTTGATATGGCAGGAAGAACAGTCGATTTGAAGTCCCGAGATTTTTGAACGTTTACCAGTGTGAATCAAAAAAGCAATATGCAATGACCCATTTCGGTGACAATTGCATATTGCTTTTTCATTGATTCATTAGTTTATTGACAGAGGTACAAATCGAATCCATAAAGAGATGCTGAGACTATAAATAGTAATAAAAAGTTAGCCCCAATAACAAGAATAACTTCATTCTTATTATTGGAGCTCAAATTTACAATTTAGTTATTTATAATCCAGTATATGATATGCAACATATGAAAGGTCATAAATATCCACCTTGTTGTCTCTATTCACATCTGACCTTTTGACCTTCTCCCAATCGATGTCTGTAGAATCCTTTCCATAATTGTAAGCTACCATCGCAAGGTCTCCTACGCTTATATTTCCGTCGTTGTTTATGTCTGCGTAAGCTACTTGACTCATAAATACAATTACTGCACTATGAAGTGCCGCAACGGAGCTGTCTACCTGGGATTGTGTTGCATTAGAGTTATTGTATACTGACATGGCCGCATTTATAGCAGCACCGAAGATATCTTTTGCTTCCTGCGGATATTGTCCAAGCTGTGTTCCAACTACTGCCCCTGCATAGATGCTTTCAGCACTACTAATAGCAACTGCTAGGGCTGTCTTATCAATACCATGTCCAGTTATCACTGAAGAAAGGAAGATATTTTTTGAACTATCCAAAGCGGTTACTTGATTGTCTACCTGTGCCTGTGTTGCACTGGTGTTGTCATAAACAGCTTTTGCTGCATCTATAGCTGCCCTAAAGATATCCTTGGCTGTCTGTGGGTACTGGCCTGTCTGTGTGCCTACTACCGCATTGGCATAAAGGGTCTCTGCGCTACTTATAGATGCTGCAAGTTGAGCCTTATTAACCTCAGATGCTGTGCCTACTACAATGGTTTTACTGCTCAATACCGCCTCAACCTCTATTCCCTCAGGCGCAGTACCAAGCACCGCTTGGGTAACTGCAATATTTCCGGAAGCATTTGCTTTTGCCTTGAAGGTGACGTTGAGTATTGCCGCGCTTGGCGTACTCAAACCATCTGTGGCCACAGAAATAATTCTTACAGCGCCGGGAGTGGTTTTAGAGTCTACTACCGTGATATTGTTATTTGCACCTTCTACAGATACATACTCGAAGATATTAGGGTCATAACCAAGTGAAATATCCTGAGCATAAACGTTTTGTGGCACACTGTCCAGACTGATTCCTACAATAAAGTTACTTGCAGGCGGTACAATGCTTGCTGCCGATATGTTTACTATAGGTTTAGTTTGATCTACTGGAGTTGTAGTCGTTGTAATTGTGTCGGCTGCTTTTCCAACTATGATCCATTTGGCAGCGGTTTCGATACTGTAGCCTGTTTCGTCTGGCAGATAGTTGTAATCGTCAACGGCTTCAGGGAAGTCCGGCAGAACGTTCGCCGTACCGGCAACGATACCACCAGCGATGAAATAACGGTCGGCACGGTTGCTGCCATAGCCGTGTTTCGATGATTTGGTTCCCACTCCAGACACCCAAGAGGTGTCGTTATACATATGTGTGCCCAAGATATAGTTCGCTGCGCTGAGCGTATATTTCTCGCTCACAATCTCAGGAAAATACTTGTTCAGGACGCTCATGCTAACACCTATGTTGAGAACGCTGTCATTGCCGCCAGCTACCGGCACGCCAAACGGATTGGAGATCTGGCTGTCCAAGACAGGGAGATAATTGGTTAGAGCTTGCTTAAATTGATTCTTGAAGTCTTCATCCATATAAGTAAGGACACGCGCAGCTTTCCATCCGTCCATTCCGAAGTTTACAGTACTCAGCTCAAGTGCCGAAACTTCCGTAATGAACTGCTTATATGTTTCCTTGTTGCCACTCGTGGCGATCAGGAGCTGCACAGCAGCCCTCCACTCAGCAGCAACCTGCGTTCCGCTAGTGACAAGTGTCTCTGTATTCCAAATCTTTTCCGCTGCTGTCAGGCAGCGAGCGGCAAGTGCGTCGTCAAAACCTTTGAGCGCATAGGCTGCCGATGCTAGCGCGGCTGCTGCATCATACTGCATTTCCACGTCCTTGGTACCGACAAAAGCAAATCTGTCGTCCAGCTTGCCAGATTTTAAGCCATATCTAGCGTCCGACGCGAGAGTACTGTCGTAAACGAAGCCGTCCGAAGCCTTCGAGGCGTCACCTGACTGTGCATATTGCTTCAGGGTAGGAACCTTCAGACCCTTGAATACGAATCCGACATTTTCAATTTGTCCTAATATCTGCAGGATTCCCTGCTTCACTTGCTGCTGAATATCATTAATTCCGTCCATTCTGTGCAGCTCAACGAAGCTGGATGCATGATCCATTGTGAATGTGTCATAGTCTACACCAAACTCTTTAAATGCCAAAGCGAGATCCTGGATCACACTAAGGTTGCTCGCAGTATCAAGATCATAGCCGCTTGGATTGTACCATCCACCAACAGCCAATCCAGGAATATGCTCATAGGGTGCATAGGTAGAATCAGTTACAGTTCCCAAGTTCCATCCACCAAACCACTGCATATTGAGCGGAGCTTGAAGCGCATCGTCTGCAAATGTCTGTTTATGCCAGATGCGGTAACTCTCGCGAACAGTCATATGATCCATATGGACAGCAAGGAAGTCACTGAGGGATGACTGCCATGATCTGTCATAAACGTTCTTTTTTATCATGAACGGATCAGTGCGTTCTCCAGCGTAACGGATTACGTACATACCAGGATCTTTGACTGAGGAAAAGTCAAAATTTCTATAGGTATAACGTGCCAATGAAGTAGGTGCGCCAATCTCGCCGGAAAATATTTCCGTATAGGTACCATCCATATTCAAACGGTCAACATAAGCTGTCGTTGGTGCGTTGAAGTTAGGATCAAGTTCGATTACGGCAACCTTTGAGAAATCCGTCGCATATCCAACCTGACTGTGAGCAACATTGGGTTTGCGGGTCCAATCCTGCTTTACGTCAGGGCTGATGTGCCATGTGATTTCGGTGGCGTTTGCTGGAATCATGGTGCGGAGTATAAACCAGCCGTCCTGTGTATTGTTGCGTCCGTCGAAGAGCGAGAGATCACCGCTGTCCGACGAAATGCGAATACGGTTTTCATTGTCCTCGGCGGCGAAGGTCATCTTCTTGCCGGTTGCGAGAGGCAGCGGCTGCATGTTGCCTTTATCACTGTACCAGCTCTTCACGTATGAGGGCTGATCCTCGGTCCTAGCTCTCTCAGCACTCGCCATATCGTCCTCAGGAACGAGAGGGAATACGCCGAAGGAATCATAATTGCCATCGCCGTTAGTATCAGCCTGGAAGCTCTTGCTGATGAACTGTGACGGGGCAAATTGTAAGCTGAAGCCCGCTTTGCCTATAAGATCTGCTGGCAGAGGGTTGTCTAGCTTAACCGTAAGCTTGATACCGCCAACTTCGGGCTCTGCCTTCAGATTGTAACTAACCGCAGGGTTGCCCTTTGAATCTGATGGAATAATCAAGCTCGCGCTGAGGGTATTGTTCACATCGTCAACCGTTCGGCTGTTGCGTACTGGAGGGATAGCACTATCCCACTTATCCGGAGCATTCAGCAGGCTGATGTCGCCGTTGGTGGCGATACGGCGTCCGGACTGGATAAGCTCGATGCCCGCGTTCTTCTTGTCGCCGAGTGCAGCATCAAAGGTGTTGTCATACATGAACAGGTTGAAGCCTGGGGTCTGCAGATATCCATCTGTGGAACTCGTCTTCTTAATACTCATCATGAAGTTATTTGCGAAGTCCTTGGTTGGTGCTTGAGTCTCAATGGAGGGCTCATTGGCGATCATACTCGCAGCCATACCTACAGAAATCCACTTAGACTGGTAGTTGATGATCGACTCGTTTTCAAACCACAGGAAGTTAAAGTCACCAAGTGATTCCACGAAATCTGGCGCAAAAGTGATGTGACCAGGCAGGATGGAACCGGGAATGAATGACTGGTCCGCACGGTTGCTGTTATAGGGTTTCAATTGGGACTTCGTGCCAACACCCGACACCCACGAATTGTTGTTGGCAGGGTGTCTGCCCAGGATATAGTTCGCAGAGCGTAGCGTATACATCTTCAAGGAATCGATAGTTGGAAAGTATTTATACATAATGGCTAGGCGCTGACCAAAGCCAATTATGTTCGGCGATCCGCCCCAGCCTGCTCCTGTGGTAAACTGCACTCCGAATGGATAGGTTATGGTAGGATAACTAACCGTGGCCGCGTATTGAGTCACAGCATTTGCCACCTGAGTTCTATAGGCCTCGTCCATGAGATCCATGATGAACATGGCGTTGTATCTTGAACTTATACCGTTTGAGTTAAATGCAGTGGATGTTAGTGAGGATAAACGGTTCTTAAAATATTCAAACTTGCTGGTGTTGCCCACCTTTTTGGTCGCAAGCATCAGCTGAACCAGCGTATTCCATTCGGTGCCCAGATTCTCCGGCTGGGATGCTCTTTCCTTGTCCCATATGGCGAGTGCAGTGTTCAGGCATTTGGTCGCAAGCTCAGGATAATAATCATATAGTAAGTATGCGGCTCCTGCGATATCCGCTGAGGTGTTACCGGTTAGATTGCTGGTGAAGCCTCCTCCTCCCCCGGCGAGCAGTAATACTCGGTCGTCAGGTTTGCCAGAATATACGAGACCGCCACGCTCAACTGTTTCATTTGGGCCAAGGGTGGAGTCGTATATATAACCGTCGGTGTCGGAAGAAACATCGCCTAGATGAGTGTACTGGCGCAGAGTACGTAATTCCATTGTTCCGCCGTAGCCGCCGAGATTATCGATCTGTGCAAGGACATACTTGATTCCGTGTGCAACCTGCTGCACAATATCAGGAATTCCGTCAGGCATATGCATCTGTACCACACCGCCTGTTTTGTCATCCCACTTAACAGATAACGTATCGCTGTTGTCCATATTGTTGAAAGCCTCGGCCGCAAAAATAAGGTCCTGAAGCACTTCGATTTCCCTGGAACCCTGAAGGTCAAAATCACCAGCGTCATACCAGCCGCCGACATTCAGTCCAGGAATATGCTGCCCCGGCGTGATGCCTTTCTCAGTGATTGAAGCCGGCATAGTTGCTGGCATGCTCATACCGTCAAACCAGGAAGCACCTAGAGGTCCTATGCTACCGTCATCCATATGCGCTGCTCCATGCCAGATGCGGTCGCCGTCGCGGACTTCAATATGGTCCATTTGAACCGCAAGGAAGCCACTCAGAGCCGATTGCCAGGATTTATTATATACGTCGTCCGCAATCGGAAATACTTCGCTTTCTTTATCACCATACTTTATGACGTACATACCCGTCTTAGTTTCGCTTGTAAAGTCGAAATTTACATATTTATACCGCTGCCATGATACGGGAGCAGTTACATTAGCGGTGTATACCACTTCCTTAGAACCGTCTGCGTTTACATGAAGCAAGGACGCCGACAAGGGAAAGTTATTATCATATTTGTCCAATTCAATAACTGCAAACTTCTCCTGGTTGGGAGAATAACCAGCCTGGCTGAAAGCTATATTAGGCTCTCGCACCCAGTTCTGAACTACCTTGGGACGGATATGCCATTTTGCAACCGTGTCGCCTTTCTTGCCATCATTGATCTGGTTACTGAGCACATACCAACCATTCTGCGCGCGGTCGCGACCGTCATACAGCTGGAGTTTGCCGGTATCAGAGGTAATACTGATATTATTCAGCTCGTCCTCAGCGGCAAATGTAAAGCCATATCCCTCGGCAAACGGAAGCGGCTGAGAATTGCCCCTATCTTTGTTCCAATCTTGTACGTACCATGACTGGGTCGGAAAGTTGGGACGCTCAACTTCGGATATTGTGCTCTGTGGATGGAGCGGGAATACTCCGAAGGTGTCATAGGGTCCGTTCTCTGTGGAGATTGCCTGAAATGTCTTGTTCTCAAATTTTGAGGGGATGAACTCCATGTTGAACCTGGCCTTGCCAGCCAGACTCGCTGGTAAATCCGAGGTAAGTACGGCTGAGAGCAATACGCCGCCTGCCTCTGGGGTAGCAATCAGGTCATACTTGAGAGTTCCGTCCGTGGCTCCGTTGAAAGTCATCGGGCTGGTGATTGTGTTAGTCGTCATGTCAAATATTTTAGTGCCACGTGTGGGCGCTGGAGTCGCGTCCCACTGCTCGGGAGTGGGCATATAGTGAATGTCGCCATTGGTAGCTATACGATTCCCATGGAGAAACAGTTCGATTCCCCCCATGTGCTGGTCGCCGAAGACACCGGAAAAGGTGTTGTTGTACATAACTACATTGAAAGCATTGGAGTTTACCGTTGTGAGGTATCTGTTTGCGTCGGTTGAGCTGCTAAGAACCATGGGGAAGTTACTGTCGGAGCTCCCTGCGGCTTGTACGGGAAGAATGGCTCCGCTAGGCGCTACACCTAAAACCATGCTAACGCTCAGAGCCATCGATACGATTTTTTTCTTTAAAGAGTTAATGATAAAAACACACTTCCTTTCATTTTTTTGATGTAAGATTCTGGGCAGTCAAATGTTCTAAGCATCATTGAGTTCATTCGCTTGCTCTTACCCTCTCCTTTGATTTCGATACATTTCGTATCTACATTTGCACACATTACCCCTATTCAGATTGTGCCTAGTCATTGCCCCAAGTATCCACGGTTGAAGCATGGTTTTGAGTAACGCATCATAGTTTGCAATATTGGCCATCCGCATCACCGAAGAACAGTTGCTGACTATTCGCTAAAGAAATGAATCATAGAGAGGGAAGCGAGCCTCCCTCTCTTTTTCCGCTGAGTGCTACTTATTCAAGTATTTTCCTAGCCAATGCTGCAAGGTCCGCGATGTCGATCTTACCGTCGTTATTCAAGTCGGCATTCTTGTAGCTCGACCAGTCCAGATCAGCGGAGGTTTTGCCGTAGGCTGCCGCAACGATTGCCAGGTCACCAACGGAATAACGGCCGTCGCTGTTCGTATCGCCCGGCTGCGTGCGAATCACTGCATCGTTAAATGTCTGCAGGGCAGCATTCAACGTGCTTACTGCCTGCTCAACTTGATCCTGGGTTGCCGCAGCGTTATCCGCTACAGCCTTCGCCTGATCGATAGCTGCCTGCAGCGTTGCTTTGGAGCCCGCCGGATATTGGCCTGTCTGGGTTCCCTCAACGGCAGCGTCATGCTTGCTTTGTGCATCGGCGATTAAGGTATTGAGGGCTGTTTTATCAACGACCACACTGTTCAGCTGAACCGTATAAGACGTGCTCTGCAGTTCATTTTCAACGCCGGCTTCATCGGCAACGACTGCCTTGGACAAGGAAATCGTAGCGGCTGCAGCCTGCGTATCGGATTTTGCTTTCCAGTGAAGCTTCAGAACGCTGCCGTCAAGATGAGCGTCTTTTCCAATTGTTGCTACAAGGAGCCGAACTTCCCCTTGCTTCTGAGCCTTGTCGGCAATCACGACTTCAGTCGGCTTCACGGATTCGGCCGATACGTATTCCAGCTGGCTCGGGTCATAAGTAAACGTTAAGTCCTGGGCATAAATATTTTGATCTATGCCGCTTAGGCCATAGTTCAGATCAAAGGCTGCTCCTTTAGCAGCTTCTGCT
This genomic window from Paenibacillus hexagrammi contains:
- a CDS encoding ABC transporter permease — encoded protein: MKSSFQVFTRRVRSDWHFQYRALRMAVDWVIAIYFVIPLLILAGYQYYSWWAAQPSWFGSISMSMIATVFYVFTWLGTIRYFVEEGDQLFLRQNQNWFRHIMLLGYRYSLVLQGITTIILVLVFLPLLNQTYSFSVVQVICLGLLTYLLKLNVGLLRQLLALRLKGILLWMLRIVVFVGLFFLYQALVEEVSHTTLYSWMVILLFLILVVFLSKIRLQEKGAFFADIARERDSRMRIVSLMLIRVLERKRKPTRKNPLLFSKSQRLFKGKGAVSGIADLLTKSFFRNGTQWKYTIQFVAAISATMFILPVALKITIWILAACLLVFWRKSFCKDELAAPFLTLFSIQDTAKHQALQSAIPILVLPALIVISLCVGISFFTWWGPLLMIGAAIPLAYGASSVFTSWY
- a CDS encoding ABC transporter ATP-binding protein, with amino-acid sequence MSKEQVAVLEVHIDQAGYDENPDTIKQIHFDVKQGELVGLLGPNGAGKSTTMKSILGLLKDFKGEISFKGERKSYAYIPEHPILYEELTLWEHMEFAASVYDLDRTVFLERADDLLHRFRLLDAKHQLPGKFSKGMQQKIMLILGFLNKPDVYIVDEPFIGLDPKAIKDFISMLDEERKRGAGILMSTHVLDTAERICTSFVLLSGGRLVANGTLQDIQKQCGMPDAPLFDCFHSLL
- a CDS encoding glycoside hydrolase family 9 protein gives rise to the protein MVLGVAPSGAILPVQAAGSSDSNFPMVLSSSTDANRYLTTVNSNAFNVVMYNNTFSGVFGDQHMGGIELFLHGNRIATNGDIHYMPTPEQWDATPAPTRGTKIFDMTTNTITSPMTFNGATDGTLKYDLIATPEAGGVLLSAVLTSDLPASLAGKARFNMEFIPSKFENKTFQAISTENGPYDTFGVFPLHPQSTISEVERPNFPTQSWYVQDWNKDRGNSQPLPFAEGYGFTFAAEDELNNISITSDTGKLQLYDGRDRAQNGWYVLSNQINDGKKGDTVAKWHIRPKVVQNWVREPNIAFSQAGYSPNQEKFAVIELDKYDNNFPLSASLLHVNADGSKEVVYTANVTAPVSWQRYKYVNFDFTSETKTGMYVIKYGDKESEVFPIADDVYNKSWQSALSGFLAVQMDHIEVRDGDRIWHGAAHMDDGSIGPLGASWFDGMSMPATMPASITEKGITPGQHIPGLNVGGWYDAGDFDLQGSREIEVLQDLIFAAEAFNNMDNSDTLSVKWDDKTGGVVQMHMPDGIPDIVQQVAHGIKYVLAQIDNLGGYGGTMELRTLRQYTHLGDVSSDTDGYIYDSTLGPNETVERGGLVYSGKPDDRVLLLAGGGGGFTSNLTGNTSADIAGAAYLLYDYYPELATKCLNTALAIWDKERASQPENLGTEWNTLVQLMLATKKVGNTSKFEYFKNRLSSLTSTAFNSNGISSRYNAMFIMDLMDEAYRTQVANAVTQYAATVSYPTITYPFGVQFTTGAGWGGSPNIIGFGQRLAIMYKYFPTIDSLKMYTLRSANYILGRHPANNNSWVSGVGTKSQLKPYNSNRADQSFIPGSILPGHITFAPDFVESLGDFNFLWFENESIINYQSKWISVGMAASMIANEPSIETQAPTKDFANNFMMSIKKTSSTDGYLQTPGFNLFMYDNTFDAALGDKKNAGIELIQSGRRIATNGDISLLNAPDKWDSAIPPVRNSRTVDDVNNTLSASLIIPSDSKGNPAVSYNLKAEPEVGGIKLTVKLDNPLPADLIGKAGFSLQFAPSQFISKSFQADTNGDGNYDSFGVFPLVPEDDMASAERARTEDQPSYVKSWYSDKGNMQPLPLATGKKMTFAAEDNENRIRISSDSGDLSLFDGRNNTQDGWFILRTMIPANATEITWHISPDVKQDWTRKPNVAHSQVGYATDFSKVAVIELDPNFNAPTTAYVDRLNMDGTYTEIFSGEIGAPTSLARYTYRNFDFSSVKDPGMYVIRYAGERTDPFMIKKNVYDRSWQSSLSDFLAVHMDHMTVRESYRIWHKQTFADDALQAPLNMQWFGGWNLGTVTDSTYAPYEHIPGLAVGGWYNPSGYDLDTASNLSVIQDLALAFKEFGVDYDTFTMDHASSFVELHRMDGINDIQQQVKQGILQILGQIENVGFVFKGLKVPTLKQYAQSGDASKASDGFVYDSTLASDARYGLKSGKLDDRFAFVGTKDVEMQYDAAAALASAAYALKGFDDALAARCLTAAEKIWNTETLVTSGTQVAAEWRAAVQLLIATSGNKETYKQFITEVSALELSTVNFGMDGWKAARVLTYMDEDFKNQFKQALTNYLPVLDSQISNPFGVPVAGGNDSVLNIGVSMSVLNKYFPEIVSEKYTLSAANYILGTHMYNDTSWVSGVGTKSSKHGYGSNRADRYFIAGGIVAGTANVLPDFPEAVDDYNYLPDETGYSIETAAKWIIVGKAADTITTTTTPVDQTKPIVNISAASIVPPASNFIVGISLDSVPQNVYAQDISLGYDPNIFEYVSVEGANNNITVVDSKTTPGAVRIISVATDGLSTPSAAILNVTFKAKANASGNIAVTQAVLGTAPEGIEVEAVLSSKTIVVGTASEVNKAQLAASISSAETLYANAVVGTQTGQYPQTAKDIFRAAIDAAKAVYDNTSATQAQVDNQVTALDSSKNIFLSSVITGHGIDKTALAVAISSAESIYAGAVVGTQLGQYPQEAKDIFGAAINAAMSVYNNSNATQSQVDSSVAALHSAVIVFMSQVAYADINNDGNISVGDLAMVAYNYGKDSTDIDWEKVKRSDVNRDNKVDIYDLSYVAYHILDYK